Proteins encoded in a region of the Triticum dicoccoides isolate Atlit2015 ecotype Zavitan chromosome 3A, WEW_v2.0, whole genome shotgun sequence genome:
- the LOC119271239 gene encoding uncharacterized protein LOC119271239, producing MAQPPQWKAMYQYVAIRAHDGCARVEESVAAARRELASPLVLDTRNAAGSYTLLHSAMTHVEHASGCLSGVIFSMLVAELLALHGCGAVPSRPVAGIGDLRRDRDDHDEWLALSRLEAAREQAQDALRGVEGTFTLLASVRFMLHSRTADAAGRRQVMEEQLHAAAVELQAVVGSVANMSALAFLATQPAIRNRIQ from the coding sequence atggcgcAGCCACCGCAATGGAAGGCGATGTACCAGTATGTGGCGATACGGGCGCACGACGGCTGCGCCCGCGTCGAGGAAAGTGTCGCCGCCGCGCGTAGGGAGCTGGCGTCCCCGCTGGTGCTGGACACCCGCAACGCTGCTGGGAGTTACACCTTGTTGCATTCCGCGATGACCCACGTCGAGCACGCATCCGGCTGCCTCTCCGGCGTCATATTCAGCATGCTGGTGGCCGAGCTCCTGGCGCTCCATGGCTGCGGGGCCGTCCCGTCGAGGCCGGTGGCTGGCATCGGTGACCTCCGCCGCGACCGCGACgaccacgacgagtggctcgctctgAGCAGGCTCGAGGCCGCCAGGGAGCAGGCCCAGGACGCGCTCCGCGGGGTGGAGGGTACCTTCACCCTCCTGGCCTCCGTCCGGTTCATGCTTCACAGCCGGACCGCCGACGCTGCCGGGCGCCGGCAAGTCATGGAAGAGCAGCTCCACGCCGCCGCCGTCGAACTCCAGGCCGTGGTGGGCAGCGTGGCCAACATGTCCGCGCTGGCCTTCTTGGCCACCCAGCCTGCCATCCGCAACCGCATCCAGTGA